In one Mustelus asterias unplaced genomic scaffold, sMusAst1.hap1.1 HAP1_SCAFFOLD_1228, whole genome shotgun sequence genomic region, the following are encoded:
- the LOC144488033 gene encoding uncharacterized protein LOC144488033, with amino-acid sequence MEKPWKCADCGKRYRVPSLLEAHRRSHTGERPFTCSQCGKGFTRSSDLQTHQRVHTGERPFTCSQCGEGFTQSSHLQRHQRVHTGERPFTCSQCGEGFTQSSSLQAHQRVHTGETPFSCSQCGKGFTCSSHLRRHQRVHTGERPFTCSQCGEGFTQSSSLRTHQRVHTGERPFSCSQCGKGFTCSSSLQTHQRVHTGERPFSCAQCGKGFTQLSNLQKHQRVHTGERPFSCSQCGEGFTCSSSLQTHQRVHTRERPFSCSQCGEGFCDPSSLRRHQRVHTGERPFTCSDCGKGFSQSSNLVKHQRIHTGDRPFTCSVCGKGFTQSPHLLKHHHVHE; translated from the coding sequence atggagaaaccatggaaatgtgcagactgtgggaagagatacagagtcccatctctgctggaagctcatcggcgcagccacactggggagagaccattcacctgctctcagtgtgggaagggattcactcggtcatctgacctgcagacacaccagcgagttcacactggggagagaccgttcacctgctctcagtgtggggagggattcactcagtcatcccacctgcagagacaccagcgagttcacactggagagagaccattcacctgctctcagtgtggggagggattcactcagtcatccagcctgcaggcacaccagcgagttcacactggggagacgccattcagctgctctcagtgtgggaagggattcacttgttcatcccacctgcggaggcaccagcgagttcacacgggggagagaccatttacgtgttctcagtgtggggagggattcactcagtcatccagcctgcggacacaccagcgagttcacactggggagaggccattcagctgctctcagtgtgggaagggattcacttgttcatccagcctgcagacacaccagcgagttcacactggggagagaccattcagctgtgctcagtgtgggaagggattcactcagttatccaacctgcagaaacaccagcgagttcatactggggagagaccgttcagctgctctcagtgtggggagggattcacttgttcatccagcctgcagacacaccagcgagttcacactagggagagaccattcagctgctctcagtgtggggagggattctgtgatccatccagtctgcggaggcaccagcgagttcacactggggagagaccattcacctgctctgattgtggcaagggattcagtcaatcatccaacctggtaaagcaccagcgaattcacactggggacaggccattcacctgctccgtgtgtgggaagggattcactcagtcacctcacctgctgaaacaccatcatgttcacgagtga
- the LOC144488031 gene encoding uncharacterized protein LOC144488031 isoform X1 yields MEKLWKCGHCGKGFRFPSELEIHRRSHTGERPFTCTKCAKGFTNSSDLMTHQRVHTGERPFICSQCGKGFSRSSNLRIHQRIHSGERPFTCSKCVMSFSRLSQLQTHQRVHTGERPFTCSECGKGFSLSYSLQIHQRVHTRERPFTCSECGKAFTTSSDLLRHERVHTGERPFSCPECEKRFNRLSHLQTHQRVHSRERLFS; encoded by the coding sequence atggagaaactgtggaaatgtggacattgtgggaagggattcagattcccctcagagctggaaattcatcggcgcagtcacactggggagagaccattcacctgcactaAGTGTGCAAAGGGATTTACTAATTCATCCGACTtaatgacacaccagcgggttcacacaggggagaggccgttcatctgttcacagtgtggaaagggattctctcgCTCCTCCAACCTccggatacaccagcgaattcacagtggggagaggccatttacctgctccaagtgtgtgaTGAGTTTCAGTCGGTTATCTcagttgcagacacaccagcgagttcacactggggagaggccattcacctgctctgaatgtggaaagggattctctctCTCCTACAGCctacagatacaccagcgagttcacaccagggagagaccgttcacctgctctgagtgtgggaaagcattcactacttcatctgacctgctgagacatgaacgagttcacacaggggagaggccattcagctgtccagagtgtgagaagagatttaatcgattatctcacttgcagacacaccagcgagttcacagtagggagaggctgttcagctgA
- the LOC144488030 gene encoding uncharacterized protein LOC144488030, protein MAWKCEDCGKEFNYPSLLETHRRSHTGERPFTCSQCGKGFTQLSSLNIHQRTHAEERPFTCSQCGKGFNQSSNLAIHQRVHTGEKPFTCSECGKGFADSSTLLKYQRVHTGERPFTCSQCGKGFAQSATLFTHQRIHTGERPFTCSVCGKGFSRSSTLLTHQRVHTGEKPFICSVCGKGFNHSSNLATHERIHTEERPFICCVCEKGFNQLSKLAIHQRVHTGERPFTCLQCGKGYVTSSNLLTHQRIHNELL, encoded by the coding sequence aTGGCATGGAagtgtgaggattgtgggaaggaattcaattacccatccctgctggaaactcatcgacgcagtcacactggggagaggccattcacctgctcccagtgtgggaagggattcactcagttatccagcttaAATATACACCAGAGGACTCatgctgaggagaggccgtttacctgctcccaatgtgggaagggattcaatcagtcatccaacctagcaatacaccagcgagttcacactggggagaaaccgttcacctgctctgaatgtgggaagggatttgctgactCATCTACTTTGTTGAaataccagcgagttcacactggggagaggccattcacctgttcccagtgtggaaagggatttgctcagtcagccaccttgttcacacaccagcgaattcacactggggagaggccattcacctgctctgtgtgtgggaaaggattcagtcggtcatcaactctgctgacacaccagcgagttcacactggggagaaaccattcatctgctctgtgtgcgggaaaGGCTTCAATCACTCATCCAACCTAGCAACACATGAGCGAATCCACacagaggagaggccattcatctgctgtgtgtgtgagaagggattcaatcagttgTCTAAACTAGCAAtacatcagcgggttcacactggggagaggccattcacctgcttgcagtgtgggaagggatacgttACCTCATCGAATCTTCTgacgcaccagcgaattcacaatgaACTATTGTGA